In Candidatus Manganitrophus noduliformans, the following proteins share a genomic window:
- a CDS encoding ATP-binding cassette domain-containing protein, with product MIQDEPSNAIVVKNLVKRYDAFNALDHIDLTVPFGECFGSLGPNGAGKTTLIRILTGLIHPTEGEAIVAGHDVAKRPDAVRRSIGVVSQAMTTDLDLTGRENLDIYGKYYQVSDKERRERIGDLLDRVGLTERADDLVAAYSGGMRRRLEIARGLIHRPKILFLDEPTIGLDPQSRRVVWDLLQQFRKNENLTIFLTTHYMDEADLLCDRIAIIDAGKIVVMDSPENLKKKIPGSDIIEISIDGEREGLPASLESLPSVHKVVVEEGLLRVFADQGAQSVPILMEVIRKQGVKVQSISVKQQTLEDVFIHYTGRSIRAEDTKKVSYFIGAGVPRRWGR from the coding sequence GTGATTCAAGACGAACCTTCCAATGCGATCGTCGTCAAAAACCTGGTGAAGCGATACGACGCATTCAACGCGCTCGATCATATCGATTTGACCGTGCCGTTCGGCGAATGTTTCGGGTCGCTCGGTCCCAACGGCGCCGGCAAGACGACCCTCATCCGGATCTTGACCGGGTTGATCCACCCGACGGAGGGGGAGGCGATCGTCGCCGGGCACGATGTGGCGAAACGGCCCGACGCGGTCCGCCGGTCGATCGGTGTCGTCTCCCAGGCGATGACGACCGATCTCGATTTGACCGGCCGGGAGAACCTCGACATTTATGGAAAGTACTATCAGGTTTCCGACAAAGAGCGGCGCGAGCGGATCGGGGACCTTCTCGATCGGGTCGGCCTGACGGAGCGGGCGGACGATCTCGTCGCCGCCTACTCCGGCGGGATGCGCCGCCGGCTGGAGATCGCGCGCGGGTTAATTCATCGGCCGAAGATTCTCTTTCTCGATGAGCCGACGATCGGGCTCGATCCGCAGTCGCGCCGGGTCGTCTGGGACCTTTTACAACAGTTTCGAAAGAACGAAAACCTGACGATCTTTTTGACGACCCATTATATGGACGAGGCCGATCTGCTCTGCGACCGAATCGCGATCATCGACGCCGGAAAAATCGTCGTGATGGACAGCCCGGAGAATTTAAAAAAGAAGATCCCCGGGAGCGACATCATCGAGATCTCCATCGATGGAGAGCGGGAAGGCCTGCCGGCCTCTCTCGAATCGCTTCCTTCCGTGCACAAGGTCGTCGTTGAAGAGGGATTGCTCCGCGTCTTTGCCGATCAGGGAGCCCAGTCGGTCCCGATTTTGATGGAGGTGATCCGGAAGCAGGGGGTGAAGGTCCAATCCATCAGCGTCAAACAGCAGACGCTGGAGGATGTCTTCATCCACTACACCGGCCGATCGATCCGCGCCGAAGATACCAAAAAAGTCAGCTACTTCATCGGCGCCGGCGTGCCGAGAAGATGGGGAAGGTGA
- a CDS encoding ABC transporter permease — protein sequence MTMRTLAFVERDLRKFLRNPIAILSSILLPMVYLLIIGNSFQGSLKNLPLAFVDQDQGPYAERMLDRLRSIETGPSTFRLVYLADPVAAEKGVRAGTFKGAVVIPPDFSKNIDRGTVPQVGLVLDNTDGVSAAALQQSLSEAFNSLKVDALPIRSDPSVPQLYPIELYRKIDYDASLVPGAVIMAIFMGTMITGAFNLVMDRFLGVHEAYLSTPLTKIDMILGILISGVLVTTLISLVVLGAGIWITEVPVAGGAASFSAVVLVIVLTATGLLTMMCALLSRVDHPRIVGLLGGFLNVIFFFPSGAVYPVESFPKWLQAFSRVNPETYSVHALKSVLFKGADWQAIRGDILYLIGFTLVMFLLSIKTFKRDL from the coding sequence ATGACAATGCGCACGCTCGCCTTCGTCGAACGGGATCTTCGAAAATTTCTCCGGAATCCGATTGCGATTCTGTCGAGCATTCTGTTGCCGATGGTCTATTTGTTAATCATCGGGAACTCGTTTCAGGGGAGTCTCAAGAACCTTCCCTTGGCCTTTGTCGATCAGGATCAGGGGCCGTATGCCGAGCGGATGCTCGACCGGCTCCGGTCCATCGAGACCGGACCGAGCACCTTCCGGCTCGTTTATCTTGCCGATCCGGTGGCGGCGGAGAAAGGGGTTCGAGCGGGAACGTTCAAAGGAGCGGTGGTAATTCCCCCCGACTTTTCGAAAAATATCGATCGGGGGACCGTGCCGCAGGTAGGGCTGGTCCTCGACAATACCGACGGCGTCTCGGCGGCGGCGCTGCAGCAGAGCCTCTCGGAGGCGTTCAATTCGTTGAAAGTCGATGCGCTTCCGATCCGGTCCGATCCGAGCGTGCCGCAACTGTATCCGATCGAGCTTTATCGAAAAATCGACTACGACGCCTCGCTCGTGCCGGGGGCGGTGATCATGGCGATCTTCATGGGAACGATGATCACCGGGGCGTTCAATCTGGTGATGGACCGATTCCTGGGGGTCCACGAAGCCTACCTCTCGACGCCGTTGACGAAGATCGATATGATCCTCGGCATTCTGATCAGCGGGGTGCTGGTGACGACGCTGATCTCTCTCGTGGTCTTGGGCGCCGGGATCTGGATCACCGAGGTGCCGGTCGCCGGGGGGGCCGCCTCCTTCTCGGCGGTGGTCCTGGTGATCGTCTTGACGGCGACGGGGTTGCTGACGATGATGTGCGCCCTGCTTTCCCGGGTCGATCATCCCCGGATCGTCGGGCTGCTCGGCGGCTTTCTGAATGTCATCTTTTTTTTCCCGAGCGGGGCGGTTTACCCCGTGGAGAGTTTCCCGAAGTGGCTCCAGGCGTTCAGCAGGGTCAATCCGGAGACCTACTCGGTCCATGCGTTGAAATCGGTCCTCTTCAAAGGGGCCGATTGGCAGGCGATCCGGGGAGATATCCTTTATTTGATCGGTTTCACACTGGTGATGTTTCTGTTGTCCATTAAAACGTTCAAGCGAGACCTATAA